The proteins below are encoded in one region of Lactuca sativa cultivar Salinas chromosome 3, Lsat_Salinas_v11, whole genome shotgun sequence:
- the LOC111897547 gene encoding uncharacterized protein LOC111897547 — translation MGSSESTLSSSQLQIEDGITTVSERLEDVDPMLEKLRSLKIATPILTSTSTESSLTDILVRKPSTSDSAIVDRKVLLELFSMYQEWQEKQAQNINKRQEEIENKIELADALAVKILQRYNYSLSAMKTTSNHLSGVDELQVAIGELKGRLTEVISNCDGLCKRISDVGPEPLRSTVKPFSTTMSHDLSSSTLNGVSSQVLNFNN, via the exons ATGGGATCATCGGAATCTACTCTTTCAAGTTCACAATTACAG ATTGAAGATGGAATCACCACCGTCTCAGAGCGATTGGAAGACGTGGATCCCATGCTAGAGAAGCTTAGATCCCTAAAAATT GCAACTCCAATATTGACATCTACATCAACAGAGAGCAGCTTGACAGATATTTTGGTCAGGAAACCATCAACTTCTGATTCAG CCATTGTAGATCGGAAAGTGCTACTGGAATTATTCTCAATGTATCAAGAATGGCAAGAAAAGCAGGCTCAAAACATCAACAAAAGACAG GAAGAGATAGAAAACAAAATAGAACTTGCAGATGCTTTAGCTGTAAAAATTCTTCAAAGATATAATTACTCTCTTTCagcaatgaagacaacatcaAATCACCTTTCTGGAG ttGATGAGTTACAGGTGGCAATTGGGGAGCTGAAAGGAAGGTTAACTGAAGTGATTAGTAATTGTGATGGTTTATGTAAGAGAATATCTGATGTGGGACCCGAACCACTTCGGTCAACGGTCAAACCTTTTTCAACAACCATGAGTCATGACCTTTCCTCCTCTACATTAAATGGTGTGTCATCTCAAGTTCTCAACTTTAACAATTAA
- the LOC111897529 gene encoding barley B recombinant-like protein D, producing MDHNHLTIKTFMAIMAERDAAIQERNLALDERKRAFAERDMAMLQRDAALAERNSAMQQRDEAIATLRFQGTNNNNNNNFIISTLPENTPTQGQNRNFTNQEIHHMFEIPNDNTYQVQVQVQSTTKSKSKSPRVRRRRGESVKFTNQEIHHMLEIGEDTYEVEPQSYKTKGVKSPMIGRRRGESVKLKVEEWKDESELNQVSFDDLTMPVPVCSCTGVPQPCYRWGSGGWQSACCTTTMSMYPLPQVSNKKYSRVGGRKMSGGAFSKLLTRLSSEGYDLSTPLDLKEHWAKHGTNRYSTVK from the exons ATG GATCACAACCACTTAACCATTAAGACATTCATGGCCATAATGGCCGAACGAGACGCCGCCATCCAAGAACGCAACCTCGCGCTCGACGAACGAAAACGCGCGTTCGCGGAACGCGACATGGCGATGCTACAGCGCGACGCCGCCCTAGCGGAACGCAACTCCGCCATGCAACAGCGCGATGAAGCAATCGCCACCCTTCGTTTCCAAGGCAccaacaataacaataacaacaacttcataatctcaacACTCCCCGAAAACACACCAACCCAAGGGCAAAACcgtaatttcaccaaccaagaaaTCCACCACATGTTCGAAATCCCCAACGACAACACATATCAAGTCCAAGTCCAAGTCCAATCCACCACAAAATCAAAATCGAAATCGCCAAGGGTTCGAAGACGAAGGGGTGAAAGTGTAAAATTCACCAATCAAGAAATCCATCACATGCTTGAAATCGGGGAAGATACGTACGAAGTCGAACCTCAATCCTACAAAACGAAGGGAGTGAAATCGCCAATGATTGGAAGACGAAGGGGTGAAAGTGTAAAATTGAAGGTTGAAGAATGGAAAGATGAATCGGAATTGAATCAAGTGAGTTTTGATGATTTGACGATGCCGGTTCCGGTGTGTTCGTGTACGGGGGTCCCGCAGCCTTGTTATAGGTGGGGGAGTGGCGGGTGGCAGTCGGCTTGTTGTACAACCACCATGTCAATGTATCCTTTACCGCAAGTTTCAAATAAGAAGTATTCGAGAGTTGGTGGGAGAAAAATGAGTGGAGGGGCTTTTAGTAAATTGCTTACTCGACTTTCTTCTGAAGGTTATGACCTTTCTACCCCTCTTGATTTGAAGGAACATTGGGCTAAACATGGGACTAATCGTTACAGCACGGTGAAATAG